AGCCAGTGCGCAAATTCGTAATACGGTACGGCGTCGCCGCGCGCGACGGCTCGCCCGGCCGGCAGCCGCGCAAGCCCGCTCGCCTGTACGAGCGACTGCAGCGTGCCGGCGCCTTGCTGGCGCAGCGTATCGAGCACCGGTACGCCATCGGCGCCGACCGTGCAGCGCACCCGCACGAAGCGTTCGCGCTGCGCATCCGGCTCGAAGCCGGTGTCGATCGGCAGCGACGGCACGACCGGCAGGCACGCATCGCGCCCCTGCAGGCGGCGGATCAACGGCGCGACGAGCAGCGCGAATGTCGTCATCGCGGCGCCCGGATTGCCGGGCAGCAGCACGACGGGCCGCGTGTCGAGCCGCGCGAGCGCAACCGGTTTGCCGGGCTTCATCCGCACGCCGGTGACGATGAACGATGCATCGAGCGCGGTCAGCGCGGGGCGCAACAGATCCTTGTCGCCGGCCGATGCGCCGCCGACGCAGATCACCAGGTCGCAACCCGCGTGCAGGTCACGCAGCGCACGATCGACGGCCGCCGCCGTGTCGGCCGCATGCAGGCTCATCGCCGCGCTGGCACCGGTTCCGGACACCAGCGCGGCGAGCATCGGCGCGTTGCTGTTGTAGATCTGCTGCGGCGCACGCGGCTGGCCGCACGCGACGAGCTCGTCGCCGGTCGTCAGGATGCCGACGCGCAGCGCCGGACGCACATCGATGCGCGCGAAACCTTGTGCGGCGGCCACGCCGACGTGCATCGCGCCCATCCGCACACCGGCCGGCACGAGCAGGTCGCCGGCGCGCACTTCCTCGCCACGGCGGCGGATGTGCGATCCGCTGCGCTGCGGCACGTCGAACGTGACCCAGCCGTCCTGTTCGCGTGCATGCTCCTGCATCACGACGGTATCCGCGCCGGGCGGAATCACGCTGCCGGTAAAGATGCGCGCCGCCGTACGCGCGGCCAGCGGCGCCGGCGTGTCG
This genomic interval from Burkholderia cepacia contains the following:
- a CDS encoding molybdopterin molybdotransferase MoeA, with the translated sequence MKHLFDFDTAQQHFAGAFAALATTASLPVAEAAGHVLAAPLTAVLDQPPADQSAMDGYAVRHADLSHGEPLRVAQRCYAGDTPAPLAARTAARIFTGSVIPPGADTVVMQEHAREQDGWVTFDVPQRSGSHIRRRGEEVRAGDLLVPAGVRMGAMHVGVAAAQGFARIDVRPALRVGILTTGDELVACGQPRAPQQIYNSNAPMLAALVSGTGASAAMSLHAADTAAAVDRALRDLHAGCDLVICVGGASAGDKDLLRPALTALDASFIVTGVRMKPGKPVALARLDTRPVVLLPGNPGAAMTTFALLVAPLIRRLQGRDACLPVVPSLPIDTGFEPDAQRERFVRVRCTVGADGVPVLDTLRQQGAGTLQSLVQASGLARLPAGRAVARGDAVPYYEFAHWLA